A single Natrinema pellirubrum DSM 15624 DNA region contains:
- a CDS encoding DNA topoisomerase IV subunit A, which translates to MSADDTQEAREQLIDLAAQFYDQFELGEIPHMSVPTRTKNNIEYDEDKDVWVYGDRESTRSANSVQGARKLLKAVYTIEFLADQLEEDRSSTLRELYYLSESWDNEEAQFSSQDESNNLVEDLEIVSGVTREDFHMRPEESGATIMGPLHLREQTRRGEREIHCQEDVGEGGYQIPNNPDTIEFLGSDADFILAVETGGMRDRLVENGFDEEFNALIVHLKGQPARATRRITKRLHDELDLPVTVFTDGDPWSYRIYGSVAYGSIKSAHLSEYLATPEADFIGIQPADIVEYDLPSDPLSDSDINALESELEDPRFQTDYWEEQIELQLDLGKKSEQQSLAARGLDFVTDTYLPERLGEMGVL; encoded by the coding sequence ATGAGCGCAGACGATACCCAGGAAGCCAGAGAGCAGTTGATCGATCTCGCCGCGCAGTTTTACGACCAGTTCGAACTGGGCGAGATCCCCCACATGTCCGTGCCGACGCGGACGAAGAACAACATCGAGTACGACGAGGACAAAGACGTCTGGGTCTACGGCGACCGCGAGTCGACCCGGTCGGCCAACTCGGTCCAGGGGGCGCGGAAGCTCCTGAAAGCGGTCTACACGATCGAGTTCCTCGCCGACCAGCTCGAGGAGGACCGCTCCTCGACCCTGCGTGAACTCTACTACCTCTCGGAGAGCTGGGACAACGAAGAGGCCCAGTTCTCGAGCCAGGACGAGTCGAACAACCTCGTCGAGGACCTCGAGATCGTCTCGGGGGTTACCCGCGAGGACTTCCACATGCGGCCCGAGGAGTCGGGCGCGACGATCATGGGCCCGCTGCACCTGCGCGAGCAGACCCGCCGCGGCGAACGCGAGATCCACTGTCAGGAAGACGTCGGCGAGGGCGGCTACCAGATCCCGAACAACCCGGACACGATCGAGTTTCTGGGCTCCGACGCCGACTTCATCCTCGCGGTCGAGACCGGTGGGATGCGCGATCGGCTCGTCGAGAACGGCTTCGACGAGGAGTTCAACGCCCTGATCGTCCACCTGAAGGGCCAGCCCGCCCGCGCGACCCGCCGGATCACCAAGCGGCTCCACGACGAACTCGACCTGCCGGTCACCGTGTTTACGGACGGCGACCCGTGGTCGTACCGCATCTACGGCTCGGTGGCCTACGGCTCGATCAAGTCCGCCCACCTCTCGGAGTATCTCGCGACCCCCGAGGCGGACTTCATCGGCATCCAGCCCGCCGACATCGTCGAGTACGATCTGCCCTCCGACCCGCTCTCCGATTCCGACATCAACGCCCTCGAGAGCGAACTCGAGGATCCGCGGTTCCAGACCGACTACTGGGAGGAACAGATCGAACTCCAGCTCGATCTCGGGAAGAAATCCGAACAGCAGTCGCTGGCCGCTCGCGGGTTGGACTTCGTGACGGACACCTATCTGCCCGAACGACTCGGCGAGATGGGCGTCCTCTAG
- a CDS encoding MBL fold metallo-hydrolase — translation MTVRFDAVTVDWLGHATVRLEGQTGAVVYTDPGPERVLEGLDPRDGDLILVSHGHHYDPDAIRRVARDDALVVVHESVDASEIGGGVERPESLPFDVERVRTDESFVLGPLDLFTTPAYNDPAGPRADADGTVPHPEGRGCGFGVTIDGITAFWPGGTDALPRHESLAIDLLLPPIGGSATMDRHEAASLAGEIRPDLVLPVHYDTNGALAADAEAFVVDVATRGVPVVLDE, via the coding sequence ATGACCGTCCGATTCGACGCGGTGACCGTCGACTGGCTCGGCCACGCTACCGTCCGTCTCGAGGGACAGACGGGTGCGGTCGTCTACACCGATCCCGGCCCGGAACGGGTACTGGAGGGGCTCGATCCACGGGACGGCGACCTGATCCTCGTCTCCCACGGCCACCACTACGATCCCGACGCGATCCGGCGGGTCGCCCGCGACGACGCGCTGGTCGTCGTTCACGAGTCAGTCGACGCGAGCGAGATCGGCGGCGGCGTCGAGCGGCCGGAATCCCTGCCGTTCGACGTCGAACGCGTCCGTACGGACGAGTCGTTCGTCCTCGGCCCGCTGGATCTGTTCACGACGCCGGCGTACAACGACCCCGCTGGGCCACGTGCCGACGCCGACGGGACCGTTCCACATCCCGAGGGACGGGGCTGTGGTTTCGGTGTGACGATCGACGGAATCACGGCGTTCTGGCCCGGCGGCACCGACGCCCTCCCGCGCCACGAGTCGCTCGCGATCGACCTCCTGCTCCCGCCGATCGGCGGGTCGGCCACGATGGACCGCCACGAGGCCGCGTCGCTGGCGGGCGAAATCCGCCCTGATCTGGTCCTGCCGGTTCACTACGACACGAACGGGGCGCTCGCGGCCGACGCCGAGGCGTTCGTCGTCGACGTGGCGACCCGCGGCGTGCCGGTCGTCCTCGACGAGTAG
- a CDS encoding fumarylacetoacetate hydrolase family protein, which produces MKYARFRDPAGAVRRGEYENGAVHFGTESYDLESDEIDVLPPTEPSKIVCIGRNYADHAAELDSEVPDRPLLFLKPPNALAAHGDTVTLPAGKERIDHEAELGVVIGEQCRHVAEADAMDVVEGFTCVNDLSNRDDQRQEQNWVRGKAFDGAAPIGPVLATPDEVPADASVQTRVNGELKQDGSREQLIFPIPELIAEITTYLTLEPGDVIATGTPEGVGPLSDGDTVEIEVEGVGTLEHSVRIP; this is translated from the coding sequence ATGAAATACGCCCGCTTTCGCGACCCGGCCGGTGCGGTCCGCCGTGGCGAGTACGAGAACGGCGCTGTCCACTTCGGAACGGAAAGCTACGACCTCGAGAGCGACGAGATCGACGTGTTGCCGCCGACGGAGCCGTCGAAGATCGTCTGTATCGGGCGGAATTACGCCGACCACGCGGCGGAACTCGACTCCGAAGTGCCGGATCGGCCCTTGCTCTTCCTGAAGCCGCCGAACGCGCTGGCGGCCCACGGCGATACCGTCACCCTGCCCGCGGGCAAGGAACGGATCGACCACGAGGCCGAACTCGGCGTCGTCATCGGCGAACAGTGCCGCCACGTCGCCGAAGCCGACGCGATGGACGTCGTGGAGGGCTTTACCTGCGTCAACGACCTCTCGAACCGCGACGATCAACGACAGGAACAGAACTGGGTCCGCGGGAAGGCCTTCGACGGCGCGGCTCCGATCGGACCGGTGCTGGCGACCCCCGACGAAGTCCCGGCGGACGCGTCCGTACAAACCCGCGTCAACGGCGAACTAAAGCAGGACGGCTCCCGCGAGCAACTCATCTTCCCGATCCCGGAACTGATCGCCGAGATCACGACGTATCTCACCTTGGAGCCCGGCGACGTGATCGCGACGGGCACACCCGAGGGCGTCGGCCCGCTCTCGGACGGCGATACAGTCGAGATCGAGGTCGAGGGCGTCGGTACCCTCGAGCATTCGGTCCGGATCCCCTGA